In Quercus robur chromosome 11, dhQueRobu3.1, whole genome shotgun sequence, the sequence CTAGAGtattcttctcctttttttttaatttttttttaattttttttttattttatttttttatttaataaaccaATCAATAAgctttattcaaaatttcatttttggcTTCTATTCTACTCAAACAGCCAAATGTGAAAgtcatcttgtatttttatatataatttcatattggtttataaggattttgttgtttttattttctaaaaatattatatcttcTTATATATGTAGttgttatatttatatttaatttcttgaatggTTTGAACTTATGGTTTGTTAAAAGGACTAGAGAAACTTAGAAGGGAAAGTGAACTTAAGATACTTAATTGGTCATTTAGTTTTGTTAAGTGCTAATAAGAATTGCATTGATTAAACTAATGCACAAAAACATATATGtagtattttgagtttttcttgaattgtgACTCACTATGAGATAGTTTAATCTCGGCCCCCTCAAATCAAAATTCCTAATTCCGCCCCTGGTGATGGAAATCTCTCCATGTCGGCATTGATCATGGATCAATAAAGGGATGAGGTAAAGCAATAAGTTGCATTAATAATGGGGTAGCGGGAATGGAAATTTCATGATAATTGGGAATAACCACCTAAATTTTGCAAAATCATTTTCATTGATAACGTAATAAGAATGATTGGAATAATGTAGTATAAAGCTTTCTCAAAACATCTCACCATGAAACTACATTGTATATACTATAAGTAATAATAAGTTAGTGATCACCGCGcacccttggtgcggtggttacttcataagtataaatgtttgtagGGTGTAGGGGGTAAGGGCCGGGGTTTAAGTCTCTAAGAGGGAGCTTcaaacacatatacacttagagattagactagagtagaaattctatcttgtataaaaaaaaataataataataagttagtgagttccagttaactcaactgacttagattagactagagtagtagttaactcaattggtaaaatctctgtAGGTAATCACTAACATCACGGCACAAGAGTAAAACATAAAGAGCCCATATGTTTATATAATCAATTCACATAACAAATTTCCAAATGGTTTTTAAATAACCAAGATTTCCACAAAATTCACAAGGTTTTCAAATATTTTCATTGTCAATaagattttttatcaattttccaATAACACAACTCAAGATAAAACATCTTTAGAAAttgcaaataatgcaataaattcAAGAAATCCATTGTCAATGATTAAATCAAAGATTCTTTTCCATGTTAACAAATCATGCATTCCCCATATGCAATATCAAATGTAATGCACTTTCCCAAGGTTAAAACATAATGCACTTTCCCAAGGTTAAAACATGACACctttttaggaaaataaaatttcacaaataatttttcaaaatacgtttaacccaaaaacaatattacatgtaATAATGATTATTTTTCTAATACTCCATTAAGAAGACACTTACCTCATAGAGTCAACCGAATGTACCTTGAGTGAACATCACATAAGCAATCCAATTAAGTTACTAGCTCTATTGTCAAACCCCAATTTGGGATGGACTggcatgctaatatcaagcTTGTGTCTGATATTAACACAAACCAACTACAAGGAGTATAATAAATTTAGATAAATTAAACAAGTTAACATGTTGATTGTTAAATTTAACACAATCATTcattattgatatgcttaaaatgAAGTttcctaaaaacaaaaaaccttcAATCCCACGTGATAGGGAATATTTTCACCATCTCAAAATTTGTCTAACACCCTAGAGTTGTCAAGGGTTCATAGGTTTGTCACGTCTAAGAGCATCGTTAGGGACTAAGGGATCATCCGTCCTCCTATGTGTCTAGTGACTCCTAGAGCAATAGTTAGACACTTACCTGTCTGACACATCATGTGACTGACGACTCCAACCTAACAGATGATCCTTTATACTTCGCTTCACACCGTTTGCGTGTCTTCCACTCAAGTGTCTCCATATGGAAAGAACTTGCATGCCACACCCAAAGATCCCACTACATATTCGTATCCTCCAAACATGAGAATTTAAGCTTGAGAATATAGGAACATTAACACCGTACTCTCCCATAAGAAAAGAACCTACATTCACGGGATCTTGGTAAATTCTATATCACTATATAAGCACCAAGTCCTCTCTTCTCTAATACGTATAAAATTTCCTAACTTTCATACTTTGAGTTATTGGAGATTATTCAGTCACTGACTctgatggtgtcacaaataATCCCCAAgtccataactcgtccatatgtctcgtccaaGGAAAGAAGCTACATATGGCGAACCTCGTCCATATATGGACGAGCAGTGTCTACGGAATCTACTTATCATTTACAAAGGATAAGCCTTCCAAGATGGTTTCGTCCATCTTCCACTAAGGATGGACGAGCTCATCATagaggtctcgtccatccttactAAGGACGGACGAGTCCATCGGCCCGTCCAACCCCTGGgtaacttccacagcggttatggaagttacccccaactctccggactcctcgacattgggaacggttaccaaacagataaccgttccacacacacacacacactatataaggcttctttGATGAAAGGTGAGGAGAGACAATTTTcacttttgagaaaatatttctttgatacagagagttcaaagtaactaacttgatcatcggaggatttttggccggtccccaCCGGTCCCTCTGATTCTGTGTTCTTTGTATTACAGGAGATCATCCAAATATCAACGTTCGAGTCTTGTCAACCCACTGATATCCAAggaatcatcagttggcgccgtctgtgggaacagATTGTTTCACAGTTTGCTTCTCCGTGACAAAGGGTTGATGGTTCGGACTAGATCaagggctactagcccaggccatCAGGGGAGCAGTAACCCGCATCGCGATCGCCAATCCGCGCCGGTCATGCAGTCATCTGCCCAACATGCACAATCTATGGCAGACGCTatggcggagttgactcgccaaaaccaatAATTACGAATGGAGATTAATATGAGGAGGCAAACACAAGAAGAACGTGAAGGAAGACAAACAGAGAGTCATGGTGGAAGAGAGAACACCGAAGTTGGAAGTCAgtttagaggcaccacttcacgaGCAGTACCATACTtgaaggaagaaatggaccaaatgaagagagtTATGGAGGAAATGAAGGAGAGTATGAAAAGGGCGAATCCGATAGAAGATTTGGTTCACAGGACTGATTCTCCCTTTACGGCTTCTATCAACGGTCACCCcctaccatcaaagttcaagttgccttctctggattcatatgatggaacacgtgacccgtttgatcacatagccactttcaagaccaccatgcatcttcaaggggTGCCTGATGAGATAATGTGTAGAGCCTTTCCTACCACCCTTAAGGGTTCAGCGCGAGTTTGGTTtagcaaaatacctccaaattcggtgagttcttttgaagagttgagtaagttatttgttaacaatttcattggaGGACAAAGGCACAAGCGTTCCTCGTTCAGTTTGTTGACAATAGAGCAGGGAGAAAACGAGAGCCTTCGGTCATTTATCACCCGTTTTAACAGAGAAGCTCTCAGTGTAGATGAAGCAGATGATAAGCTCCTACTGGCAGCCTTCCACAACGGGGTGAATTCAGATTTGTTTATACACAAGCTCTATGAAAAAGAGGCCCAGTCCATGGCCgaactcgtccattcggctcaggattttatgaatgcagaagatgcaatcattgctaagaagaggaagaggtccGAGAGAATGGACGCAAATCCCAGTCGTCAGCACGAGCAAGgtactcgtccaaagaagggacggacggAGGAAAGGAGAGACCGAGAAAGTAAGAAGCCAGGCCCTCCAGTACGGAACCAGCAGTATACCCCTTTAAACGCCCCGCTTGagcaagtccttatgcaaatcaaggatgatccttccctGAAATGGCCGGAGAAAATGAAGGGTGATCCCAACAAGCGCAACaggaacaagtattgtcgcttccacAGGGATCATGGTCATGACACAGACGAGTGTTTTGACTTAaagcaacaaattgaaaatctcataaggcaagggaagttgaggggtttccttggacgagacTAGAGGGACGAGAAACAGAAGGGAAAGATGGAAGAATCATCGCGACCATCACTCGGGGAGATAAGAGTCATCATTGGGGGAAGTTCAACTGGCCAGTtgtccaagtccaagaaagcatACCTGAAGGTAGTACAGAGCGTCCAGCTttctggacgatcaccaagAGCAAGGTCTACGGACGAGCGGGCAATCACTTTCACGGACGAGGATGCTGACAGAATTCATCACCCTCATGATGATGCCCTCGTCATCTCCTTACTAATTGCAAACTACACAACCAGAAGAGTGCTTGTGGACAACGGAAGCTCAGcagacattttatattatccagcttttcagcagatgagATTAGGACGAGACCAGCTCCGTCCAGTGAACTCCCCCCTAGTAGGTTTTGGTGGGATGAAGGTGCAACCAGTGGGTACCATTTCCTTATCCGTGGTAGTGGGGGCATATCCACGACAAATCACCAGGGATGTAaacttccttgtggtagattgtCCATCCTCCTACAATGCCATCATTGGTAgaccaactttgaatagttggaaagctgttacctctacttaccacttatcagtcaagtttccaacagaGCACGGGGTAGAACAGGTACAAGGTGACCAGCTAGCAGCAAGAGAATGTTACTTGGCCATGCTGGCCATGGATGAACAAGTTCAAGCaatgaatattgaagaaaagaaggTTGTAGCAGAGCCTACCaaagcattggaagatattTCCTTGGATGAAAATAACCCTGAGAGATGTACCAGGGTTGGAGCAGAtttagaagagaagattaaaaaagatCTCGtccaatttttgaagaaaaacatcGATGTGTTTGCGTGGAGTCACGAGGATATGCCGGGTATAGACCCGagtgtcattacccaccgtttgaatgtatgtccttcctccaagccagtgcggcaaaagaagagggtgtttgcccctgagAGAGATAGCGCAATCAAGGACGAGGTCCAAAAGCTGATGGTAGCAAAGTTCATTCGGGAAGTGTACTACccggattggttggccaatgtagtaatggtcaaaaaagcaaatggcaagtggagaatgtgcgtggacttcactgatctgaacaaggcttgccccaaaGATAGTTATCCACTACCGCGCATTGACCAGTTAGTAGACTCAACTGCAGGCCACAAATTGcttagcttcatggatgccttttCAGGATATAATCAGATAAGAATGGACGAggctgatcaagagaagacatctttTGTCACCAGTCAGGGTTTATTctgctataaggtgatgccatttggtTTAAAGAACGCAGGGGCGACATACCAGAGGTTGGTCAACCACATGTTCCATCCGCAGATTGGGCGGAATGTtgaagtctatgtagatgacatgctggtgaaaagtCAGGACGAGGGAAAGCATCTTGACGACCTGCAGGAGATATTTGAAACATTGAGGCAGtatcacatgaagctgaatccaagCAAGTGTGCCTTTGGAGTATCATCAGGAAAGTTCCTTGGCTTTGGAGTATCGAAGCGAATCcagataaaattcaagcaatattgGACATGAAGCCACCGCAAAATACCAAGGAAATCCAATCCCTCACTGGACGAGTTGCTGCgcttaacaggtttgtctctaaagctactgataaatgtttgccattttttaaggttctcaAAAAAGCATTCGAATGGACCGACGAGTGTTAGAGAGCTTTCGAAGATTTGAAGCTATACCTTACCATGGCACCGCTGCTGAGTCCATCAGTAGAAGGAGAGGAATTATATCTATACTTAGCGGTAACCCCGCATGCTGTGAGCTCAGCATTGATAAGAGAGGAAGATAAAGTGCAAAGACCTGTGTACTATACAAGCAAGGCATTGAAAGGAGCGGAAGGACGGTATCCGCAAATGGAGAAATTGGCCTTCGCAGTAATCACCGCTTCAAGGAAACTAaggcattatttccaagcacatgtcattaatgtcaTGACGGATCATCCGCTCAAGAAGGCAATGAATAGACTGAAAGCTGCAGGACGATTAATCCAGTGGGCTGTGGAGCTAAGTGAGTTCGATATCAAgtatcaaccaaggcatgccataaaagctcaagccctagcagATTTTATTGCGGAGTTTACCCCAAGTCATAGAGAGACAAAAGATAGTGAGAGATGGATCGTCCACGTGGATGGTTCGTCTACACGGCATGCAGGAGGAATTGGTGTGGTCTTGCAATCCCCAGAGGGAGATAAAATGAAACATAAAGTCCGTCTACAGTATCAAGCGACTAACAATGAagtcgaatatgaagccctcctcaaagggctagaattggcaAAGTCCGTAGAAGCCAAGTCCATATGTGTCATGGGGGATTCCCAACTGATCATGGGGCAAGTGAATGAGACGTATGAAGTgaaggaagaaagaatgaagaaataccttGGTAGAGTGATGTGCCTTGTGAAAAGGTTTGAAAAAGCTGActtcgttcaaatcccaagggaggagAACGTGGAAGCTGATACTATAGCAAAAGAGGCCTCAGCAGATGAATCATTAGAGAAGTCAGATGAAGTTCAATATATGCCAAGTATCGATGTCCAGGAAGTACAGCAGGTGGATAACAgagaaaattggatgactccCATTGTATCATACTTGAAGGATGGACGATTACCAGAAGAGAAAGACGAGGCCAGAAAGGTGAGGGTGAGATCAGCTAGATACGTCCTTATGAATGAAGTGCTatataagagaggtttctctCAACCTTACCTTAGATGCTTAACTCCGGATGAAGCAAACTACGTGCTgagagaagttcatgaagggGCATGTGGCAATCACTCAGGAGCCAGATCACTTGTCCACAAGGTCGTCCGTGCAGGGTATTACTGGCCGCACATGCAAGCTGATGCTAAAGCATACGTTAAGGTCTGCGACCAATGCCAGCGATTTAGCAACGTCCCCAGACAACCATCGGAATACCTCACCCCAATGGTGGCACCGTGgccctttgcacaatggggactagacattttgggtcccTTCCCTTTGGGAATAAGGCAGATGAAGTTTCTAGTGGTGGGcattgattacttcaccaaatgggtggaggcagaaCCGTTGGCAAATATCACACAGCAGAATGTGAAAaacttcgtctggaagaacattgtatgcagattTGGAGTGCCAAAGGTATTGGTGTCTGACAACGGACTacaatttgacaatgcactcttcaaggacttttgcttacactttggaattcagaaccattactcctcCCCTGCACACCCCCAAGCCAACGGCCAGGCTGAAgttgcaaaccgatccttgttgaaaatcatcaagactcggcttgagggggcaaagggaatatggccagatgaattaccaggagttttatgggcatacaggaccacAGTGAGGACCCCTACAGGGGAGACCCCTTTCAAGTTAGCCTATGGAAGCGATGCAGTCATACCTGCAGAAGTACATATGGCTAATCACAGGGTGATGATGTATCAAGACAAGGATAATGAGGACCAGCTTCGTCTGAACCTCGATctaatagacgaggtaaggGCAAACGCAGAACACAGggcagcaaagtataagaacctcatggctaggcagtatgatgcgatggtgaagcctaggcgtttcaatataggagatctcgtcctgagaaaggtctctttgtcaaccaagaacccagcacatgggaagttgggcccaaactgggaaggaccctatagagtaatcaactgtaaaaggcaaggatcctactacctGGAGGCCCTGGACGGGAGAAAGTTGAaacatccttggaatgtggagcacctgaggaggtactacCAGTAAGAGTGAACCTATGGACGAGACTGGGTCTTATCTGTCTACTAGCGTACTACTATGAGTGATGCTATTTGATACTACTATGTTTGGTATTGTTTGTGTGTGAAGTTTGAAACTATGATTTACTTTTTATAGTTGTGTTGTGGTTATGGACGAAGTCATGaagtatgtatttattaaataaaaaggcatcAGTGTGCATGTGCCTTGtctgtaaacaatatttatgttatgtacaaaatgttgtgtgaattctCCATGATATTGTCGTCCAATTCAATCCTCAAGAGGGTTGAAAGATCCAAGACGAACAAAATCTCTGGACGCAGAGATGTAACgtctaaattttcttgaataaaaggAAGAAACCACATCCATACTCGTCCAACTCATGGACGAGGTAGAGCCAACTGAAACAATCCAAATTCTGGACGAGAGAAAAAATTGGCAAAATAAGTAGATGGTATGTAAAATTAGTTTGCAAGTCTTAAGACGAATCAagctaattaaaaatactacctgCTAAGACGAGTTAGActatatgaaaaatatgtattctcgACATGGACGAGCTAGGAGTTAAAATAGCTTAGCAGCATccgtccatgcaaagaaaatgaaatcactcgtccatgcaaagaaaatgaaatcatttgtccatgcaaagaaaataaaacttcattcaaagggtggacatcctacgtccaaaaacccttgaTTAGTTTGAAAAGCAGAAATAGTATACTTAAAAAACCCGTCCTAAAACCATGGACGAGTATAATGTATTCTTGTTACATAAAGAAGGTCCAAAAACAAAGGACCAAATACAAAggttacaaaaagaaagaaaaagcaaagttACAAAGGTTAAAGTCTCGTCCTAAGAAGGGGGAGCATTCTCAGCAGGCTCGTCCTGAGGAGGCTGAGTACTGGCGTTGTCTTCCACGTTGACGTCATCAGAGCCGGTCTGGAGGAGAGAGCTTGTGGCAGCAGCAAGGTTAAGCTTGATTGCGCTGAAGTCAACTTCAGGGAAGTTTTCAACAGCGTCCATTCTGAAATCTTCAAAACCAGCTGCATAATTGCGATCCAAAGTGTCTGTATACTCTTTGGACGACTTGAACTCAGCCACAGCGTCCTCTCTTGCCTTGGAAAGACGAGCATTCAACTCATTGTTCATCTTTTGTAAGTGATCAATGCGCGTTtccttctccaatgcatccGTCCTTAGCTCCTCAATCAACTTGTTACGCTCTTTGACCTCGTCCTTAGCTTTTTCAGCAAACCCAGCCCATTTCTTACAGTCAGCGTTCACCTCCTGAATCCTTGTCTCCAACAAGACTCTCGTCTTGTCCAGCTCCGTTGCCTGTCTAGACGCTGCTATAAACTTTGACATGGCCTGTGAATAGACAGAACAACATAGAATGATTAAATGAGGAAAAGTTAATAACTGAACAAGGACGAGTGATACTGGCATACCTTGAAGAGGTCATGGACGCCTGAATGCTCAAATTCCTTCAAGCCCATGTTATAGCACATGTTTATATCCTCGTCCTTGACGGCTATCAGGAAACGTTCCTAAGCTAGGTCTTCATTTGCAATGATATTCATAGAAGGCTGGGACGAGCCAGGCATAGTAGATTTGGCCAAAGGAGTTCTAGGAGGAGTCTTGGACGGGGTGGACTCAACTGGAGTGGACGAGTCCACATCAACTATCTGGACGGCAGGCTGAGACTGGGGTGGTTTGGACTTGACCACCTTGGACGAGCCTTGTTTAACCCTTTTATCTCTTCGACTGGGGAGCCCTTCCAGGTCAATGTTCTTAggcaagaattttcttttgtccccAGCCGTTGGACGATCCTGGGCTTGACCCTCAGGACGTTTCCCCTCTCCTGCGATCTCCTTTCCTCGGTTCTCTTTCATTGTTGACATTCCTAGGACGAGATGAACAAATGAGGAATGtatacataaaaaagaaaaagaaagggaggtttagctaaaaacttactttttcgcACAGTAACTTCGTGGGCTATAGCTTCGTCTGAAGGTTCAGGACCTAAACCCCACTTGGCTAGACGTCTAAGCGTGACAAGAGAATGGAAGCTCCTGTCTGTGTGTAGACGAGCCCTGTGGACGCGGTCATGGTGAAATTTGCTCAAGGACGGACGTTTGGCAGCTACAACACAATGAACAAACAAAGGTTAGAAATTGTAAATGTACCAAATAGGAGTAAGAATAAAAATAGACAGGGGGAAGGGACATACCTTCTGGACGAAGGTTCCCCAGGTCCCCAGTGTAAGGGGGAAAGGGATCCCTGCCAACGTCCACAGGGTTCCCTGCCCAGAAGCCTGAAATAAAAATGAACTCCGTCTTCCACTTCCTATCAGACGAAGCTAGGGACTTGATCAACCTACAATCATTCCCTCTAGCGgtaaactggtaaaaaccttcAGATTGACTTATGGCAGaaggtttataacaat encodes:
- the LOC126704800 gene encoding uncharacterized protein LOC126704800; this translates as MAPLLSPSVEGEELYLYLAVTPHAVSSALIREEDKVQRPVYYTSKALKGAEGRYPQMEKLAFAVITASRKLRHYFQAHVINVMTDHPLKKAMNRLKAAGRLIQWAVELSEFDIKYQPRHAIKAQALADFIAEFTPSHRETKDSERWIVHVDGSSTRHAGGIGVVLQSPEGDKMKHKVRLQYQATNNEVEYEALLKGLELAKSVEAKSICVMGDSQLIMGQVNETYEVKEERMKKYLGRVMCLVKRFEKADFVQIPREENVEADTIAKEASADESLEKSDEVQYMPSIDVQEVQQVDNRENWMTPIVSYLKDGRLPEEKDEARKVRVRSARYVLMNEVLYKRGFSQPYLRCLTPDEANYVLREVHEGACGNHSGARSLVHKVVRAGYYWPHMQADAKAYVKVCDQCQRFSNVPRQPSEYLTPMVAPWPFAQWGLDILGPFPLGIRQMKFLVVGIDYFTKWVEAEPLANITQQNVKNFVWKNIVCRFGVPKGDDVSRQG